The genome window aattaaagttaaatttaaaattttactgagAAATTTTATGCAACTCCTCTCAAATATTCAGTGGGAGATCATTGTGAAACAGAAGAAACAGTTTGCAAAATTCTATCTTCTGCCTTCATACCTTAGGGAGGGGATGACCTCCAATTAACTGCTCAAAAAATGTATCTGTTTCTTTGCACCTTCTGCAGTCCTGTAATGGATCTCCAGTTTCTTTGcaatttctgcagcctgtaatgAATCTCCATATTGTGGGGTGCTCCATCCCCAGCTCTGTTCGCAGTCTTCTGGCAAGATGACAACCAAACTGTTGTTCTGAAATGCTCATTAGCGCTGACTTGGCTTGTGGTGAGTTGTCATGACGTTTAGTTGTCCTGCGCCGAGTTGGCTGGTGGTGAGTCAGTAGTGTCGAGTTGTCCCTTCCCGGATGAACTGTGTAATCTCTTCTATTAGTGTGGCATTCAAGAGGGATGAGAGTCCTCCTCATTCTCATTTGTTCTTAGAGGTAACTTTTCTCAATCCACTCTCTTCAATACTGTAGGTGATTAAGAAGTGGCTGCCGCTGTTTCCATACCCTGCATATGACTTAATATCTTAGGTCCGAGTGTCGGTGACTGTTCATGAGTACTGGCAAGCACAAAACTGAGTTGTCCAAAACACAATCTCTTCTGGCTTTGGTAAAGTCATCAAGTGGGCATAAGTCACTTGGTGAGGGAGCCAACTGTAATGTGAGTGAGCCTCATGAATAGCATCTTGCCAAAGGTAATGGTGGTGAAAGAAAGATGTTAAACgatcttttcctccttttatcttttgcttAGCAACCAGTGACCCTTGTTTTTGTTAGTTGGACCTGTCTCTTTTTTTAAAAGGGGGCCAGGATGATAGAGCACATTTGAATGTCTCCTTGTTTACATACATTACTGAGAAGCTGACATTTCCAGGTGGGACATCAACACCAGTCATTTTCTCTTGACAATACTTCCATCACAGGTGGAGTACAGTTCCCGAGGCCCCACCCCTATTCTCAGATGGcatatttataatgtaatttgcatttttcctaggtTTACAAACCTGTTTTTATCTTGATTCCAACACTAACTAACCTGGCATTTGCCCCCAGTTGTTCAATATAAATACACTCTTACTGAGTGAATTAGGTAGGCCCCACCCCCTCACTCATCAGCTACTAGTTAAATACCTTTTTACTAGCCTTCAACAACCACACAGCTATATCACAAagataattaatatgaaaatgcaTCAGAGAATTTTTATCCTAAAAGTGGTATGCATTAATGACCTAACCACCCAGAAGTAATCTACATTAAATTGCTTCATCTTCCCTTTGCACTTTTGTCACTGGTAAACATTAACCAGCCTTtcttattattcagtttttatcattcaaataaatgtaaaatttaagaaataatctAAATGAATGACAGAACCTTTGAGGAAGTCTCCATTGGTCTTCCTTATGTACGTATATTTCATTTAccattgttaaatatttaaacagaaaataagtaaataatagctTGAAAATTTCAAGTAGGATgtattatatttctaatttactCAACATGaattcagaatatatttctgGGAAGATAACTACATTTGCCAGCATCTTAAACGACTAAGTGCTTGTGCTAGCACATACAGTTGACTGAACAACACTTTACTGTGAAATATAACTGACATCGAATACATACATTGATTTTTAGTTCTGTcccagtgtgaaaaaaaaaatattcttaactgttccaatttgaaaaaatatattcttaattgtaGGTGTTAACATGAAAATATAGAGAATTGAAATTGCATGATCTGTTATAGCAACTTATGCACATGAatgtacaatataaaatttttcaattgCAAGATTCAAGTTGTCCGTTACCTAACAATCACACCACAGCAATGTACCACATAAACAAGATAAACATACCACAAGTTAAGCTCACTggattttggaatattttttattatttgttcccAAAATGTGATAATCCAAGATTTCCATGCGTACGGTCTTCTCTGCCAAATTGCTTTTACTTCATGCTATAAAAAGAACATGTTCCCCTTCAACATATTTCATTTGGTTGCAAACCATTAAAGCATAGTTGcccaattttaaaatttaaaattttcaaagtatAGTCCTTTTAAATAATGTGTGTTTTGAAgttctttgcatttcttccctAGAACAAGAGCCTCTTATTAGCACAAGGCTAGCctgtcaaattaatttttatttaattgttaataGTTACTGAACTTATAAGGAGTCATGTTTGCTCTTTTAGAACTTAAAATAATTGCAGTTTTGCTCTAGAACTTTGTAGAACTTTTTTAGTCAGTATTCTTTATCTGTGGGTCTTTCAAGTCAAAACCTGTGGATGTTACAACCTGTGAACTGTTGAACACTGgtttaaaaaaatgtgagttGCTTGTTGAAAGATATTCTTATGGCCTGGCTTAgtagttttattaaatatttacaggTAGAAGCATCTATGGTGATAGATTTCCTGATGAAAACTTCAAGCTTAAGCATTATGGAGTAGGATGGTTATCTATGGCAAATGCTGGAAAGGACACCAATGGATCTCAGTTTTTCATCACCACCAAAAAGACTCCTTGGTTGGATGGAAGACATGTTGTCTTTGGGAAAATTATCAAAGGAATGGTATGTGATTTAGCGTTTGATGTTGTTTTATAATATGAAAGTTAAAGCCAAGTTTGATATTGTTTTATAGTATGAAAGTTAAAGCAAGTTAAAGATAAAAGGTTATAGTGTGAGGAGTTTAATGATTTTTCCTAATACTTCCAGGATGTTGTGAAAGCAATTGAGAACACACAGACAGATGGTCGTGACCGTCCTGTAAACGAGGTGAAGATAGTCGATTCTGGGGAGGATGCTGTTGAGCAACCATTTGCTGTAGCAAGATCAGATGCTATAGAGTAGTGAAATGTTGTTTTTCCTCTGGCACAAGTATAAATGTACTGAGGAATAGTGTTTAAACCTGTTGATTTTGCAGGGTCATTTTCAGATGTTTGATTACAGTATTTAGCtaataaaagtttttacaaaagttatttttgttttgttaaccaTGTGAAATAACTTCTCTTAATTACAAAGGTTTTATTGATActgtaatctttaaaaaaataatttgcagctGTGTGAAGAGGGCAAAACTAATTCATAAACCCTGTAATTAATTACTTGTAACTTCAACAGTTTTTATAATATCTAAAGGTATAATTTGCAGTTGTGTGGAGGAGGCAAAACTCATAAAGGTATCTGAATAAAACACAGCAAAAGAACAGAATGCCAAATTTACTGTACAAATATTAACCACCTTATTCCATATCCATTAGTCCTGGTCTACTTCTGTTTCTGTTACCGTGCCATTGTGCACCACGATTTCGATTAAAGGAAGCAGCAAGCATCGCTCTATCTCTGCGATCATTTAATTTAGAAGTCCTCGATGGCAACTGTTCAATAGGTTCACATATGTATTCATCCAAagtctgaaaaaatttaaaatttatatattatgcatatcaGTTATTCTATCAATAAGAACTAAATGTGCAATTCCTGTTTAAAGTTTGATGCATATTTTGCAATCCTGTGGAGAGAATTGTCCCACTATTCAAGCTAGCCCTTCAAGAGATCTACTTTTAACATCCTAATAATCTACTTTTAACATCCTAATAATATAGCATTGTTACACTATTTATTACACACAGATTATAGTGTACATTACTAAATGAAACCTCAAGCATATCAGTTAACAGGAAGTTGTTAATAGTTGGTTGAAGGTCAGAAAATGGTGTGTTGGATGTGCTGTACAATGTAGGGATAATCGTGGCTACTACTACCAGCTAAGTTATCGGACTGTGCCTCTGTATTTGGTGTAGTTACAAAATAGGGTTTGGAACTTATTTTGGATATCAAAGCAGAATGTTTAGTCCTATATACCTCACCAAGTTGACccataatttcattttggaaGTAGCAGGGCCCCAGTGTACTGGCCATTATGATAGACCCATATCTGCCCAACACATGGTATGCTCTTTCAATCAGGACCCTTTCATTAGGAAATAGATAATAAAAGCTTGATCTACAAATGCATTAAAAGCTCAGGTGTGATAGGTCCTTCCTGACCTATCACAGTTCTTGTTGGCAAAAAACCATTAATTTCTGCTGGGATCCCCTTCATGGGAGTTTGTGGTAATGAGGTAGTGGACGGAGAAGTGAAAGAAGCCACTTTAAATAATGAACAGAAATCCTC of Macrobrachium rosenbergii isolate ZJJX-2024 chromosome 59, ASM4041242v1, whole genome shotgun sequence contains these proteins:
- the LOC136837436 gene encoding peptidyl-prolyl cis-trans isomerase 5-like, which codes for MKALGVLATVFIVFTVFKKTDGQNADKGPKVTNKVWFDITIGGEPQGRIEIGLFGATVPKTAENFRQLAINPPGEGYKGSVFHRVIKDFMIQGGDFTKGDGTGGRSIYGDRFPDENFKLKHYGVGWLSMANAGKDTNGSQFFITTKKTPWLDGRHVVFGKIIKGMDVVKAIENTQTDGRDRPVNEVKIVDSGEDAVEQPFAVARSDAIE